TGCAGTCTCTTAGAAGCTTGCTCGGCGAGGAGCTGGCAGAGTTTCTGGAgtcagaggagagggagaggcgACTAGACGATGTGCGCTCTCGGATGCGGTTACTCCGAGATTTACGCATGGACACCAAGGCCAGAGGGATGTGGGCTCGTCTCCTTAACGACCAACCCGCACCGAGGAGACACAAATCGGGAAACAAGAAAGGGGGTTCCACTTCGCGGAGTGGCTGCTTTGGACACAAGATGGACAGGATAGGAACCATCAGCGGCATGGGTTGCTAGAGTTGGATAAGCGCTGTGATGGTGAGTTTTCTTCAAAGTCACGGTCACACTTCACACTTAGACTGACTATGACCTGACATACTGACATATACGCAGAATTAGGAGAACCAAAAGGAAGAAAGGATGTGTAGAAAAGGAAGAATAGTGGGGGGGAGAGAACGAGACAAGGGGTACAGAGCAAAGACAATGGTCCTGTGTATAGAAGTGTGGTCAAAACGGATAGAAGGACAGACTATTTATAATGTGAGGACAGAAAGAAGGTAAGCATTCGTTTTtaccttttctcttttgtcaaTGGTCAGGTAAGGACTCCATTAAGTGACAGATGAAAGGCTTCCTGTTTCAGCCAATGTACTTCATGTGTATAGTTGCAGAAAGGACTAAGGAAAGCAAGCCAGAAAGAcagaacaaacaaagaaaagattttCTTTGAGTAATTTCCTCATTGTCATTGTTGCTGGACAGTGTGTGCTTTGCATCCACAGTTAGGCCAGTTTAGAATAAACATCACATCTGAGTGGCAGCAATACAGTGTAGAGTGATGACCATGCGTCGTTGTGTTCTGTCAGGTGATGAATTTAGAGTTAGGGTCAAAGATCATCTTGATGTAAGAAATCCCATCAAGCAAAACCCATTTCACTATAAATGTCATTAACATCCGCTGTCTGACTGACTCTTCATTGTTGGAAGTGTCGATACTTGGAGATGATATTAAGATAGCATGATGTCTTAAACTTGTGAGATCATCAAACCTTGGCCTGTATTCAAGAAGTGTTCCTTCTTTAGACATGAACTCCCTTAACAAGACAGCAGGAAAACCCACTTAATCTGACCTAAAGTGATGTATGGAAAACAATCTAGTGGGTATGAAGGAAGTCCACTCTTGTATTCACACACATCATCATGAATGATTCCATCTGCTTTATCTAGAAAACATGTGACATGTATcaagtcaaagaaaaaacacaaaagggagGGAGATGGGAAGAAGTGATGCAGACAGGCTTACTcacacacattataaaaacacagcacCCTGCGGTGGCAAGAATCTTTCTGGGAAACCCGTTAGTAATTTTATCTAACCGACAAAGGGGATGTGGTGCTGAATGAAGTAATGAGGAAGCAAGGGGACGCAAAATTAGTCCTGAGGCTTGAGGCCTTCTTTGCGGTTGTGACAAACTGTGAAATCCTGATGAGGGAGTGTGATTTTGTGactaacttgtgtgtgtgtgtgtgtgtgtgtgtgtgtgtttcatcagCTGACACCTGTCTTTTCTCCCTTGGGCTgcaatgtattgtaaatgtgGCAGTCTGTTAGATAAGTGTTCATTGAGGTGAAACGGTTAAGAGTCAGGGGCAACAGGCAAACAAAgcataaaatcaaaaaaaacatttggagatTTAATCATGATGACAGGCTAGAGGGCTTTACACTACACAAATATACAGTTGATCAAAATTAGAAGTAATTAAGGATTATttctaaaaactgaaaactgaataAAGGGACCTGTGTGAATTGAGGATGCTCTGGCTAACCTTACctttcctgtttcctctctttctctagaTCTCTGGACGAAGGGTTGGATGACAACGGTTCAGTTTGTTCTCACctgagggaggaaaaaaagaaaaactcatcaAGCGACAGATTTTCGGTACGAAAGTCAACACGACCAGCATAAACAAAGACTAAGACGACAATGCTACAAAAccctcatataaatatataataaatatgcaGGTATATATATTAAGATGTGTATACCATACAAATGGTCAACAGATGCAAACTACAAGATGGCGGACAATGGTGTAAAAACTACAAGCCGCAAAGCTGTatattgttgctgctgctgctgctgtacatTCACGTACTTCATCTTCCCCtgcataaatgtatttatgtttaaaaaaaactatttatatgtttataaaaagagatatttataaatatgagttttatttatgtaacattttgaaaatggatgCAAACTGCAGGTCAATTCTGtttgtaacatttttcttttgtctcaagtagttgtaaatgttttcaaatatgaTAAAAAGAACATTCCATGTGCACTTACATATATCCTCTCAGGGTTTTATGTTTCAAGGAAGTCTGTAAATTTGAGTGAATGAACATTTTCTGCATGGCTTGCAAATGAGAGAGTAGTATCTTGGATATGTCAGCTTGTCAGGAGCTAAGTTATAAGCTGCCTTGTTATCAGGTCAACCACCACTCATTTCTATGCAGATGAGATTTTGAAAGGTTTTGCTGGCAGCTAGTGTGATACAACTTTCCACACCAATAGGGGACCTGCAAATCACAGATTTGGAGATGTATTATTGGCATCATAGGACCTACCTTTGTTAAGTGCAACTTTTACAGCTGGTGAGGAGCAAATGTCTAAGCTTCTTTTATCAACATAAGATACCCTACAGACACAGTTAAATGCCAAGTTGAAAATTGCTTACTGAGttaaacacagacaaatatgacaaaagaaaattaaactatAACATTACTTTTTACTGCCGTTTAATTCCCAAATCACCAACCATGTTCATCCTAAATTGTAAAGAAGTCATTGGGACAAAGCATTTAAAGGCAGACATGTTCATGCTCTCCCTGTCGGCCAGAGTTTTATCATCCAATGCAATTTGAAGAATACATTTGGGTGGATTTAGGGGGCAGAGGAACTGAAGAGATTTTTAAAGCAGTAAGTGTTCATGTTTTGGCAGTAACTATTAGAACTTGGATGAAATTCAAGCCTTTACTTTCATAGTTTTCAGTTTTATGATGATGGCAATAATAATGCCTATCTTTATTTATATGGAGAGTATATTTTCCAAAGGGAAATGCATGAAAAGAGAACAGTAAAGTGTACAAATAAGGACAGAAATATGTGaatattcaacaaaaaaaagatggaaacatataaaagaaagtccataaaagtgtgtttatgaGGAAAACGTGATAATGAATTGAGGTTTCTCAGACAGGTTGTTCCACGGTCCCAGAGCATAATCCCCCAGAAGGCAGTTGAGAG
This sequence is a window from Etheostoma cragini isolate CJK2018 chromosome 9, CSU_Ecrag_1.0, whole genome shotgun sequence. Protein-coding genes within it:
- the nppc gene encoding C-type natriuretic peptide; amino-acid sequence: MNLSYLVACGLMVTLLSVRMGAKPLSQTQQKSLRSLLGEELAEFLESEERERRLDDVRSRMRLLRDLRMDTKARGMWARLLNDQPAPRRHKSGNKKGGSTSRSGCFGHKMDRIGTISGMGC